The genomic window CGCCCGCAGATGGTGAGCGCCATCCTGTTGGGGACCATCAAGAACACCAGTATGACCGCGGCCACGGTGCTGATGCTGCTGGGCGAGAGGGCCTCGCTGGGGCCAGCAGTGGTGAACGTGATGACCGTGATCTACCTGGTCTACCTGGGGGTCCACTGGGCGCAGACGGAAGCCGCCTGAGCCGGACCAGGCCTCAGGCCCTCTGGACCACGACGTGGCCGCTGGCCCCGGCCGCGCCACCAAAGCGGGTTGCGCCCGGGTCGGCAGCGGAACGGGCAGTGCGGTTGGGCCTGTCAGCCAGCCTGACTGGCGCTCGCCGGCTCGGGCGAGTCGGCGGAGACAATGCCCTTGTCCACGAGAAAACGCAGCCCCGCGGCGACCTGCTCGGGCGTGTTGTCGGGATGGAACTCGCAGGTGCGCAGGGCGGCAGCAGGGATGTAGCGCGCCACCAGGTCCCAGTCCATCGTGCCTCTGCCGGCGGCCTGGTGGTCTAGAATGCCGACCAGGTCGTGCAGGTGCGCGCCCACGATTCGGCTGGAGAAGCGGCGCAGCCACTCTTCGTGTTGGGCAAACCCCAGATCCTGCAAGACCTGTGCGTGGCCCACATCGTGCCAGTAGGCCACCGTGTCGCCCAGACCCATCGTCAGCAGCTCCTCCAGCTCGTCGAGCTGGGGAATCGAGTAGTAGTGATAGCGGTTCTCCAGCCCCAGCCGCACGCCCAGCAGCCAGGCATACTCGGCCAGCTCCAGCAGGCTGCGCCGCACCGAGCGCATGTGCTCCGGTGCCCGGGCAGCGCGCTCCTGGATCAGCCGGACGCGGACCGCTTCGTACTCGGGCTGGCCGACCTGCCCCTGCTTAAAAAGACGGCGCTGGGTGTTATCCAGATTCTCCAAACCCTCCACCTCGCCCGGGTGCAGGATAACCGCCTTGACCCCGAGCCGCGCGGCCAGCTCGATAGAGCGCTTGACCGCGTGCACGCCGCGGCGGCGCCGGTCCTCATCGAGAGAAGAGATGAACCACTTGCTGCGTTTGAGCGCGGCGGTGGAGACGTCGGACGGACAGGGCTCGTGAACGCTGGTGATGCAGATGCCGTTGAGGTCGACCGCGTCGAGCAGCGGCGAGTCGACGGCGTGGTTGAGCTCAAAGCGGTCGAAACCGAGGGCGGTGGCGGCTGCGAAAAAGTCGGCTAGGGTTGGAAAGCGGGGAATGCCCCACATGGTCGAGAGAGCAACGTTTGGCAAAGCGTACTCCGAAAAGACAGGGTGATGGCGCAGGCACAGCGGAGCATATCCTACCGCAAAGGCAGAGTTACGGCAAGTGCGGGAGGCGCAAGAGAGTAGAATAAGCGGGCAAGACCTGAGCCCCATGGCGCCTTTGCCCAGTAGCGCAAGGACCTTCGGCCTCTGTGGAGTACCGCAGAGACCTTCGGCAACTACGAACCTCTCATTCGTGGGCCTCGCGCACTTGATCACACTCTCGCAGCAGCCACGGCGCGCGACCTTGGACCGCGCCGCCGCCGCAGGTATAATCCCTCTGTGCGCCAGGGAACCATCACCCGCCGCGCAACGTCTAGCGACTGGTGGCGCTGATCCAGGCAATGCGACGCAATCCAATCCCATCAACCAACCGCCCGGTGTCTTTCCGCGGCCAGTTCTTTGGCGGCATGCTCATTGTGCTGCTGGGAGCGTTCCTGCTCGGCTGCCTCGGCTCCGCCGCCGCGGTGGGCGCCTATGTCTACGTCGCCCGCCAGCTCCCCCCCGCCGAAGAGCTCCTGGTACGCTCCAAGACCTTTGAGTCCACGCGCATCTACGACCGCAACGGCCTGCTCCTGTGGGAGATTATGGACCCCTCCGGCGGGCGACGCACCGTCGTGCCGCTGAACAAGGTGCCGCTGGTGGTGCGCGAGGCCACTATCGCCACGGAAGACCCGACCTTTTACTCCAACCCCGGGGTGAACCCGCTCAGCATCGCCCGCGCCTTCTGGCAGAACTATCGCGAGGGCCAGATCACCTCCGGCGCGTCGACCATCACCCAGCAGGTGGTCAAGAACACCTTTCTCTCGGCCGAGGTCACCTACACGCGCAAAGTCAAAGAGGCCGTGCTGGCCACCGAAGTCTCGCGCCGCTACTCCAAAGACGAGATTCTCGAGATCTACCTCAACCAGACCTATTACGGCAATATGGCCTATGGCATCGGCACGGCGGCCGAGGTCTATTTTCAGAAGGACGTAGCTCAACTGACCCTGGCCGAGGGGACAATGATCGTGGGCATGGCCCAGGGCCCGGCCCTCTACGATCCTTACACCAATCTGGCCCGGGCCAAGATCCGCCAGGGCATTGTGCTCGACCTGATGGTGCGGCGCGGCTACCTCAGCCGCAGTGAGGCCGACGCGGCCAAGGCCGAGACGCTCAGTTTCAGCCCTCCGGCCATTACCATGAAGGCGCCGCACTTTAGCGTCTATGTGCGCGAACAGCTCGAGGCGCAGTACGGCCGAGAGCTGCTCTATCGCAGCGGCATGAGGGTCACCACCACGCTCGACCTGCCTCTGCAGGAAAAGGCCGAGGCCATCGTCAAGGCCAGGCTGGAGCTCTTGAAAGAGGGCGACGCCACCAACGCGGCGGTGCTGGTGATGGACCCGTCCAGCGGCCAGATCCTGGCTATGGTCGGCAGCGCCGATTTCTACGATGAGAGCATCGATGGGCAGGTCAACGTGACCATGCGCCCGCGCCAGCCTGGCTCGTCGATCAAGCCGGTCACCTACCTGGCGGCGTTCGAGCGCGGCTGGACCGCCGCGACGATGATTATGGATATCACCACCGAGTTCCCCGACGGTGCCAACCCGCCCTATGTGCCCAAGAACCACGACAATCAGGAGCACGGACCGGTGCTGGTGCGCGGAGCGCTGGCCCGCTCCTTGAACATCCCGGCGGTCAAGGCGCTGCAATACGTGACGCTGCCGGCCTTTTTGGAGATGGCGCACCGCCTGGGCATCACCACCCTTACCCGGCCGGACTATGGCCTGGCGTTGACTCTCGGCGGCGGCGACGTGACGCTGATGGAGATGACCACAGTCTATGCCGAGCTGGCCAACGGCGGGCGCCGCGTGACCCCTCAGCCCATTCTGCGCATCGTAGACAGCGCTAATCGCGTGCTGTTCGAAGCGCCGAAACAGGCCGGCGCGCAGCTCATCGACGAGCGCTATGCGTACATCATCTCCAGCATCCTCTCGGACAACAGCGCCCGCGCGCCGACGTTCGGCGTGCAGAACTCGCTCGTTCTGTCGAGGCCCGCAGCGGCCAAGACCGGCACGACGGACGACTATCGCGACGCCTGGACCATCGGCTACACGCCCCCGTCGGTGGACAAGAGCTCGCCCGGCGTGGTGACCGGCGTGTGGGTAGGCAACAGCGACGGCCGCAAGATGAAAGCCGTGTTCGGCTCACGCGGCGCCGCGCCCATCTGGCACGACGTGATGGAAGCGGCGCTCAAGGACAAGCCGGTGGTCGAGTTCCAGCAGCCGCCGCACATGACTACCGTTGAGATCTGCCCGGTATCGGGCAAGCTGCGCACGGACAAGTGCCCCGCGGGGCACAAAGAGGTCTTTGTCAGCGGCACCGAGCCGACCGCGCCCTGCGATGTGCACGTCGACGTGGCCATCTGCTCGGTGAGCGGAGGGCGGGCCACGCAGTACTGTCCAACCAACGTCCTGCGCTACCAGTACTTTGAGGTCTACCCGCCCGAGTACCGCACCTGGGCCGAGCAGCACGGCATCCCGCAGCCGCCGCTCGAGGAGTGCGGCATCCACACGCGCGCACCGCTGGTTGAGCTGTCGCTGCCGCGCGACGGGGACTATGTGCTGGATGTGGTCGACGTGCGGGGCAGCGCGCGCCTGGACGATTTCGACCACTATGAGGTGCAGTACGGCATTGGCGACAGCCCCATCGGCTGGGGAGTGATCAACTGGCAGCCGGTGGCGGTGGAGAACGGCCTGCTGCACCAGTGGGACACGAGGACGCTGCTCAACGGGATGTACTCGCTGCGCGTGGTGGTGTTCGACCGCCACGGCAACTCGGCGATGTCGCCGGCCATCCGCGTGATCGTGGACAACCCCGAGCCCACGGCAACGCCCACGCCCACCCGGACCACCACCGCCACACCCACGCCCACGTGGACTCTGACGCCCACCCCGACCCGCACCCTGTGGGTCACGGTGACGCCCGAACCGACCGTTACGGCCACGCGCACGCCCTGGCCCACCCTGACCCCGTGGCCGAGCCCGACGCGCACCGCCGTCCCGACGCTGCCGGCGGCCACACCCAGCCCGGAACCCACGGTGACGCCGGTGCCCACGAACACCGAGGTCCCGCCCGAGCCCACGCCGACCGCCACGCTGGAGCCGCCCGCGCCAGAGCCCGGCCCCACGGTCCGCACCTAGCGGCCCATCTCCTCCATCACCCGGCTGAGCGATTTGAACCGCTCGACCCACAGGGCCACCAGGCCAACGCGAAAGACGTAACGCTGGCCGGCCGCCCTGGCATCTCCACCCGAGGAGACCTCGGACAGGATCTCACGGTCGGTCAGCGACCGCAGGGCCGCGGCCACGGCGCTGTGCTCCAGGTCGAGTCCCCGTTCGGACAGCAGGGTCATCACGTCGCCGGGCGTGGCTCCGGCCACCGGCCAGCGGGCCTGTCCCAGCCGCGCCAAAAGCTGGGTCAGTGCCAGCAGCACGGCCCGCTCGTCGCCGGTAGAGCTCTCCCACAGAAACGCGAAATGGGCGCTGCCCAGGGTGAGGATCTCCTCCAGCACCCCCTCCACATCGGCCACGGTGGTGTAGGAGCGTCCCGAGCGGTTGTGGGCATTGACCAACGCATAGCACAATAGCTGCAAGAAGTAGGGGTGCCCGGCGGTGACCTGCCAGATGCGTTCCAGCGCCAGGTCGTCCAAGACCATGCCGTAAGGCCGCACCGGCTCTGTGGCCAGCCTGGTAGCCGCTTCTTCGTCCAGGTAGCCGATGCGGTGGTAGAGGGCGATGTTGAACAGCACCGACCAGTAGTCGCGGCTCATCTCCTCCAGGCGGTGCGTGCCCACAAAGGCAAAGGCCAGCTTGTGCGTGTGCTGCATCAGGTGGCGCAGGTAGGGGAAGAGGGTCGGCTCCAGGCGGCCTGAGCGAACGCGGGTCTCCAGCTCTTCGAACTCGTCGAGAACCCACAGCAGGGTGCGCTCACCCAGGGCCGCCTGCACCTCGCGCAGGAACTGGTGCTCAAAGGCGCGCGCCGGCTGCTCGCGCAGGGCTGCCGAGTCGGGCAAGGTCACCTGGATGCCGCGCTCGGCCAGGGCGTCGCCGATGGCGGCCGCCACGTCGGCCAGCCAGTTGGCCAGGCCCGGGGTGAGCCCGAGCGACTGGCAGTCCAGGTACACCGGGATGAGCGTGTGGTCCAGCCGCAGCGGGAGCTGCAGGAGCAGCGAGGTCTTGCCGGTGCGGCGCTGGCCGATGAGGATGAGGATGTTGCGCTGCAGCAAGCCGCGGGCGTTCTCGGCCACAAAGTCATAGACGTCGTCGCGCCCGTAAAAGACGGGGCTGGCCGGTCCCAGAGGGCGCCCCGGCACATAGGGGTTGGGAATGGTCTGGAAGGCGCTCGGCTCGAGCACCTCGACCCGGTCGGCAAAGAGCTGGGACTGCTCACGGCGGTCCTGGTCGCCATAGCGCAGGATGAACTCGACGCGGAACCCTTCCAGCCCCGCCGGGGACGCGGGGTGGGCGCGTAGCAGCCGACCCGCCGGTTTGAGGCGCAGCTCGACCTGGCGCGTCTGGCCCGGTGCCACGTCGCCCAGGGCCAGGGGCGGGTCGAGCACGGCATAGTCAGCGGTATCCGCGGAGAGCTCCACGCTGGCGCGCTGGGCGGGGTAGCGCCCGCGGTTCTGCACCTCCAGCAGCAGCACCGCCTCGATGCCGGCCACGATGCGTCTGGTGCGCAGGTGGCAGCGGAGCTGGGCGCGGCCCTGCCACTCTTCGCGCTGCAGGCCTACCACCTTCTGCCAGCCGGTCACGATGCGCTCGAGCAGCGGCCCCTCCGGGCCGCTGGCAGCCGGTGTGATGGCCTCCAGCGCCTGCGCCGCCTGACCCAGGTTGTCCAGCTTGTCGTCAGCCGCATCGGCGCGCTCACTCGCCGCCAGCAGGTCAATGATGCGCTGCAGGCCCAGCAGGGCCGCCCGCTGCTCCGGCAGCACCACCTCCGGGCCACCCAAAGGGGATTCGGCACCGCGCAGGAAGCGCGCCAGCGCCGGGCGCTGCATGAGGATGCGGCCCAGGGTGTTGGCCTCGAGCAGCGCGGCCAGCATCTCGTAGAAGGAGATCATTTCGGTCAGGTGCGGGTCCTGAGGCGAGCGGTTGCGGGCCAGGTCGGTCAGGGCAGTGGAGATGACCTCCAGCCCGGCATCGGGGCGGCTGGAGAGCAGCAGGTAGCCCTCGGCCAGGCTGGCCACGGTCCTGTCGCCGGCCTCTCTGGCGCGGCGCGAGAGGCGGATCAGTTGCTCGCTCGACGCGGGGCTGGCCATAGAGCGCAGGGTAGCGGGCAGAGTGGCCGGATTGCTGGCCAGCTCGGCATAGAGGCGGCGAACGTTGCGCAGCGGCGAAACGTGCCAGGCCCGGTAGGCATAGAGCGCCAGGGCCACCAGCCCGAGAGCCCAGCCGTAGACGTACCACGGAAAGCCAGGCACGCGCGGCCCCGAGATGGCGCCCAGAGTGCCGCTGTTGAGGCCATCGCTGTAGGAGATAGAGTACGATGCCAGGCGGCCGGAGGCCAGCAGCGGGAAAGGCTCGACGAACCAGTAGGGAGTGCTGTTGGAGACGGCATAGCGCGTGCCCGCCAGGTGCCAGCCGCCGCTGAAGGGCTCGCGGACGCGCAGGTTCACCTCGACGCGGTCGTTCTCCGGGTCGAGCACGCTGACCGAATAGACATAGCCAGCTTCGGTGCGCACCACGGCGGGGTTCGACAC from Chloroflexi bacterium ADurb.Bin180 includes these protein-coding regions:
- a CDS encoding Xylose isomerase-like TIM barrel, with amino-acid sequence MPNVALSTMWGIPRFPTLADFFAAATALGFDRFELNHAVDSPLLDAVDLNGICITSVHEPCPSDVSTAALKRSKWFISSLDEDRRRRGVHAVKRSIELAARLGVKAVILHPGEVEGLENLDNTQRRLFKQGQVGQPEYEAVRVRLIQERAARAPEHMRSVRRSLLELAEYAWLLGVRLGLENRYHYYSIPQLDELEELLTMGLGDTVAYWHDVGHAQVLQDLGFAQHEEWLRRFSSRIVGAHLHDLVGILDHQAAGRGTMDWDLVARYIPAAALRTCEFHPDNTPEQVAAGLRFLVDKGIVSADSPEPASASQAG
- the pbpG_3 gene encoding Penicillin-binding protein 2D, giving the protein MRRNPIPSTNRPVSFRGQFFGGMLIVLLGAFLLGCLGSAAAVGAYVYVARQLPPAEELLVRSKTFESTRIYDRNGLLLWEIMDPSGGRRTVVPLNKVPLVVREATIATEDPTFYSNPGVNPLSIARAFWQNYREGQITSGASTITQQVVKNTFLSAEVTYTRKVKEAVLATEVSRRYSKDEILEIYLNQTYYGNMAYGIGTAAEVYFQKDVAQLTLAEGTMIVGMAQGPALYDPYTNLARAKIRQGIVLDLMVRRGYLSRSEADAAKAETLSFSPPAITMKAPHFSVYVREQLEAQYGRELLYRSGMRVTTTLDLPLQEKAEAIVKARLELLKEGDATNAAVLVMDPSSGQILAMVGSADFYDESIDGQVNVTMRPRQPGSSIKPVTYLAAFERGWTAATMIMDITTEFPDGANPPYVPKNHDNQEHGPVLVRGALARSLNIPAVKALQYVTLPAFLEMAHRLGITTLTRPDYGLALTLGGGDVTLMEMTTVYAELANGGRRVTPQPILRIVDSANRVLFEAPKQAGAQLIDERYAYIISSILSDNSARAPTFGVQNSLVLSRPAAAKTGTTDDYRDAWTIGYTPPSVDKSSPGVVTGVWVGNSDGRKMKAVFGSRGAAPIWHDVMEAALKDKPVVEFQQPPHMTTVEICPVSGKLRTDKCPAGHKEVFVSGTEPTAPCDVHVDVAICSVSGGRATQYCPTNVLRYQYFEVYPPEYRTWAEQHGIPQPPLEECGIHTRAPLVELSLPRDGDYVLDVVDVRGSARLDDFDHYEVQYGIGDSPIGWGVINWQPVAVENGLLHQWDTRTLLNGMYSLRVVVFDRHGNSAMSPAIRVIVDNPEPTATPTPTRTTTATPTPTWTLTPTPTRTLWVTVTPEPTVTATRTPWPTLTPWPSPTRTAVPTLPAATPSPEPTVTPVPTNTEVPPEPTPTATLEPPAPEPGPTVRT
- a CDS encoding FG-GAP repeat protein, translating into MVKPECRRPNRPLLTLAARLSAVVLLALAPVATLSAEEPLSAEPYWSHALPAPAARVCAGDVDGDEQGEILVAGSDGEITLLEADGSTAWQIELDQVVTAALLADLDGDGRLEVLLGSRRGVTALDSTGQTRWFYRTAYPVQALAAGQSAQELSPGLLAATEYEHVYRLSRDGKLVWHYTPASQGFGGRVTGLAAGDLDADGRTEVALGFDFPGYKVLPPGGHILILDHDGAEIHRRREPSAVVSITTVDVDGWGRRLIVAGTAAGDLLVLFGEGAVRWQRSLGSPIVAVLGADVDDDGRDEITAVAENTILTLEEDGSVLWQSAQPLPAVGAAYGEVEGSAGRLLAVLTWQAALHRATVELLDMRGTRVESYLLPRAADDGAGPQGAGVCLADLNRDGWSELVVASADSVDLLARARGAAQTRLAWRFRARAAVAGLHSDEDSGGGTRIALSAEDGSLYVLEQDGSLAWRYSAPGPAQSLASGDLDGDGSNELLLAYNAPAASDGAIHSGVTALRQDGRAMWSCPFSQRVRSVSVVELDGAPPAEVLVVTAGGWVQALSGAGQPLWSTDIAGAAPLVMPVDVERDGRSGLLAGSEDGRVRLLSPTGQVLWEHDVGTGPVRALAAADLGDGRRELLAATLAGDLVALDAAGAELWRFSLPREPLGPLASGGQPSAGGLLWGQFEGAGTHSLVCASSAGTLLGLTAGGSYRWQYTLRTSLLAVAAGDVDGDGRDEIAALSADGVLYLLADYGLLLARHNLGSAATTLLVSDIDGDGRADLLAGTVGGELQAYRHGPNRPPLVSNPAVVRTEAGYVYSVSVLDPENDRVEVNLRVREPFSGGWHLAGTRYAVSNSTPYWFVEPFPLLASGRLASYSISYSDGLNSGTLGAISGPRVPGFPWYVYGWALGLVALALYAYRAWHVSPLRNVRRLYAELASNPATLPATLRSMASPASSEQLIRLSRRAREAGDRTVASLAEGYLLLSSRPDAGLEVISTALTDLARNRSPQDPHLTEMISFYEMLAALLEANTLGRILMQRPALARFLRGAESPLGGPEVVLPEQRAALLGLQRIIDLLAASERADAADDKLDNLGQAAQALEAITPAASGPEGPLLERIVTGWQKVVGLQREEWQGRAQLRCHLRTRRIVAGIEAVLLLEVQNRGRYPAQRASVELSADTADYAVLDPPLALGDVAPGQTRQVELRLKPAGRLLRAHPASPAGLEGFRVEFILRYGDQDRREQSQLFADRVEVLEPSAFQTIPNPYVPGRPLGPASPVFYGRDDVYDFVAENARGLLQRNILILIGQRRTGKTSLLLQLPLRLDHTLIPVYLDCQSLGLTPGLANWLADVAAAIGDALAERGIQVTLPDSAALREQPARAFEHQFLREVQAALGERTLLWVLDEFEELETRVRSGRLEPTLFPYLRHLMQHTHKLAFAFVGTHRLEEMSRDYWSVLFNIALYHRIGYLDEEAATRLATEPVRPYGMVLDDLALERIWQVTAGHPYFLQLLCYALVNAHNRSGRSYTTVADVEGVLEEILTLGSAHFAFLWESSTGDERAVLLALTQLLARLGQARWPVAGATPGDVMTLLSERGLDLEHSAVAAALRSLTDREILSEVSSGGDARAAGQRYVFRVGLVALWVERFKSLSRVMEEMGR